One genomic region from Yamadazyma tenuis chromosome 4, complete sequence encodes:
- a CDS encoding uncharacterized protein (COG:D; BUSCO:EOG09260W8D; EggNog:ENOG503NYKG) — MYSPLVSVHSSPAADAFLQSVVNAADTSVLSILKPYGNNVQYPIPNQSFKITNNQLITKNYPSFPVRFDFPLQDLLSIASSSSSDHSSSLQQLFSISSLERLLKELPFDANDDLYLAFFNKVITSNSIVAFHTFNHPISQIFVIDYANDSVDYLRARIVEFRNYRFPPFFQINDLLVHAFVVYDENAVGASELAAFEADVNNKLSVAVTFIPVVFQEPEKSASQVEILVNQNSTIDEDLQRISFGSTPDHFMIPTSVDRSLRGSIHQFISQQLIPHMEKKVRLWDDQILAPKRSITNRFFSASRKLFNNNNASDHQADTSSFNYQENYYHKSSPEQSIRKLADWSLILKDFKYSYSVYDLIKKDYNNDKAWIYVASTQEMCIISLLLVQTQLANNLGVSPDRNTLRRIRNDIIEPYLDNLSYTYKSRLNLKTYNLRTLLVVVELLQCMCSTFKMYWWWIDLIEKYLVKCVQEFDAHLIASNQSSQVIKAIIYERLGFVFGKISVESMVQIDHQEQEKPPEEEGLYHNPYKIRPKRVPYIVGSGRFRKSSTWYLLSIKEWLALEKYDHIKVLLSNIRYSFDLELTDNWYNRSDLLLGIIKRRLVDQDKVPPLEVASS, encoded by the coding sequence ATGTACTCGCCACTCGTGTCGGTACACCTGTCGCCCGCCGCCGACGCCTTCCTCCAGTCGGTCGTCAACGCCGCCGATACGTCGGTGCTATCGATTCTCAAACCCTATGGAAATAACGTACAATACCCCATCCCCAACCAGCTGTTCAAAATCACGAACAACCAgctcatcaccaaaaactACCCCAGTTTCCCCGTCCGCTTCGACTTCCCGTTGCAAGACTTGTTGTCCATCGCATCGTCATCATCCTCTGACCACTCGTCATCCCTCCAGCAACTATTCAGTATATCGTCCCTTGAACGGCTTCTCAAGGAACTCCCGTTCGATGCCAATGACGACTTGTACCTCgcattcttcaacaaggtcaTCACGTCCAACTCGATCGTGGCGTTCCACACATTCAACCACCCGATTTCTCAGATATTTGTCATCGACTATGCCAACGATTCAGTAGACTACTTGCGGGCCAGGATCGTTGAGTTCCGCAACTATCGCTTCCCGCccttcttccaaatcaacGACCTTTTGGTGCATGCGTTCGTGGTTTACGACGAGAATGCGGTGGGGGCCAGTGAGCTCGCGGCTTTTGAGGCCGACGTCAACAATAAGTTGTCTGTGGCGGTGACGTTTATCCCAGTGGTGTTCCAGGAACCGGAAAAGAGTGCATCACAAGTGGAGATTCTTGTGAACCAAAACTCGACAATTGACGAGGACTTACAGCGAATCTCTTTCGGTTCCACCCCCGACCATTTTATGATTCCCACACTGGTCGATAGAAGCCTTCGGGGGTCGATACACCAGTTCATCTCGCAGCAGTTGATTCCACATATGGAGAAAAAGGTGCGGTTGTGGGATGACCAGATTCTTGCTCCTAAGCGGTCCATCACCAACCGTTTTTTCTCGGCTTCCCGAaagctcttcaacaacaacaatgcCTCAGATCACCAAGCCGATACCTCGTCGTTCAACTACCAGGAAAACTACTACCACAAGTCATCGCCTGAACAGTCGATTCGGAAACTCGCAGATTGGTCATTGATTCTCAAGGACTTTAAGTACAGCTACTCGGTCTACGACCTCATCAAAAAGGACTACAACAACGACAAGGCGTGGATCTATGTGGCGTCCACCCAGGAAATGTGCATCATATCCTTGCTCCTAGTGCAAACCCAGTTGGCCAATAATCTTGGGGTTTCTCCCGACAGAAACACCCTCAGAAGGATCCGAAACGATATCATAGAACCGTACCTTGACAACCTTCTGTATACGTACAAGTCCCGTCTCAATCTCAAGACGTACAATCTCCGGAcattgttggtggtagtGGAGCTTCTCCAGTGCATGTGTTCCACCTTCAAAATGTACTGGTGGTGGATCGACCTCATTGAGAAGTACTTGGTCAAATGTGTTCAGGAGTTCGATGCACATTTGATAGCTTCCAACCAGAGCCTGCAAGTGATCAAGGCCATCATCTACGAACGTCTTGGCTTTGTCTTTGGTAAAATCTCGGTGGAGTCAATGGTGCAAATCGATCATCAGGAGCAAGAAAAACCTCCAGAGGAAGAGGGTCTCTACCATAACCCATACAAGATACGCCCCAAACGAGTACCGTACATCGTCGGGTCCGGTAGGTTCAGAAAGTCGTCCACTTGGTACTTACTTTCCATTAAAGAATGGTTGGCACTTGAGAAATACGACCATATTAAAGTGCTTCTCAGCAACATTCGTTATTCCTTTGACCTCGAACTCACGGACAATTGGTACAACCGAAGCGATCTCTTGCTCGGCATCATAAAGAGGCGGCTAGTTGATCAGGACAAAGTTCCTCCGCTTGAAGTCGCCTCTTCCTAA
- a CDS encoding uncharacterized protein (COG:S; BUSCO:EOG092605VU; EggNog:ENOG503NU2I), giving the protein MYKLLVPLLLLLRGARADSSSSISHPSLDYGELGGKLGLLGGFNSISYYSSANATGSLTWEASTDTSTDPNKLFIRKDNTTKIFAEVSGSISSIQQLSDDTILINGDFDSFNQQACQPPIIYNLTSNDLTNLFSSASAARRKRDSNNSLPSLNGTVETTYIDGDLIYLGGDFEYNDSHGAVVYNSTSKQLIELPFKGFGKNSSVNAITKVDGGDDNGSIIFGGYFDTLGIPDLLVHNITALNNSTKHSNSTNTSLITAEQKISLKHGTFTDVNGDGSSPSSLICPSTGSSLWAPQDNSGGQWLVTLPSQMQGLTPTKVRLYIPDGADSIDTFRIYSYPNNGIMNLTYVDPDTNEIAYCDASCPLSALSSLKEATQDNLDNIADLDVDDVFIGEDDGTFSMYYDSSTQTKTLSYGKNFQEFAFENDVMIDQIGLTVISWHGSKGAVAGFELYSNSIFVYGNETLNEPDCDEDPDKTNKIEINSGSFDSIASIDSSLVNMDYQVSTGGDGKVTLYPNISYSGDYSIIMITPGCISDDSCDLRSIVNVTVYDSEDELLARKSIYQNNNYKKFDYLFYGHLEGSTLSEGQTRIEVEFDQAIVEGTQEPWMVIDKIRADIVELDDYYNTNSTNHTRTKNGTYSGLVELKINGLFEYSLANFSSFNEDMIYTVDDDISPDNLFVGNSTINVLSSELSNDTVVKQFNADNGTLLVLGSFSSNSSNLTLSNDNLINFKISKYNTTSNFTVADIQKRSKWGNFDIVDTGYHTTNYLLSSEDVYVDLVTRADVNSSTIFGGTFNNSITTVSSYGSARVFIGRFQMTNQDDSGVEILDLSNGNKSVDEANNFVLYANEDFYSFGNDFIDETFDTFTFITLPSAEYFIFSSSEDTRTWDNSNKEWITNPNRQLNITEVITLSDGSQIVSGSSFNPMDNYFTNQAYFTSNDDVSNGSFDTFNIDLDGGNITVSYYINDSVSVIGGNFQTTSKTPIVDVGFLSTKDNHSFTGVQGNIEWTSNATIQTVYVDSNDEYLFIGYNNSVSVNGLSLSGGVIIYDIKSNNFTSFQPAELSNSAGGLEVNAIVYYENGKKLLVGGNFDSAGSLDCQGLCIYDIKNTRWESPNSDLDGNYVSDIKFIKSNEVLITGALSLENKDSKFAVYNLDKDEFDSAPSSLNNLSSDDVPTKLIMSDDSYDDDLKGRFIVVGNGFIKGYNGSEWSDIEGIDFSNETRLADVKLLTLKKSNSDNDQTYFSKNQILAVAGKFKLQEYGLVNVAFYDGKIWTPLAYTTLTGTQLGSVNSILVKDQFSGKVVGISLACALGSTTFLSLLYIIPYLALFRKNKENETTERIGEKEMMDAVNPEELFHEIDLQRHH; this is encoded by the exons ATGTATAAACTCCTCGTGCCGTTGTTGCTACTCCTTCGAGGTGCCAGAGCGGACTCATCCTCCTCCATATCACATCCACTGCTTGACTACGGTGAACTAGGTGGGAAATTAGGCCTCTTGGGAGGCTTCAACTCCATTCTGTACTACTCGCTGGCCAACGCCACTGGCTCCCTTACGTGGGAGGCCTCCACCGATACGTCCACAGATCCCAACAAGCTTTTCATACGAAAAGataacaccaccaaaatctttGCCGAAGTCAGCGGCTCCATCTCAAGtatccaacaactttctGACGACACCATCTTAATCAACGGGGACTTTGATTCTTTCAACCAGCAGGCGTGTCAACCTCCCATAATTTATAACCTAACGAGTAACGACCTCACCAACTTATTTTCCAGCGCATCGGCTGCTAGGAGAAAGAGAGATTCCAATAACAGCTTGCCGTCGCTCAATGGGACGGTTGAAACCACCTACATAGACGGCGACTTGATCTACCTCGGTGGTGATTTCGAGTATAATGACTCGCACGGAGCCGTGGTGTACAACTCAACCTCCAAACAACTAATAGAGTTACCATTCAAGGGCTTTGGTAAAAACTCTTCTGTGAATGCCATCACAAAGGtcgatggtggtgatgataatgGTTCCATTATATTTGGGGGGTACTTTGATACCTTGGGAATACCTGATCTCTTGGTCCATAATATCACTGCCCTCAATAATTCAACCAAGCATTCTAATTCTACCAACACTTCATTAATCACAGCTGAGCAGAAGATCTCCTTAAAGCATGGGACTTTTACCGACGTCAATGGAGATGGTTCCAGTCCTTCGTCGTTGATCTGTCCGTCCACTGGCTCTTCGTTATGGGCTCCTCAAGATAATTCGGGAGGTCAATGGTTGGTAACTTTGCCCTCACAGATGCAAGGTTTGACTCCAACAAAGGTCAGATTGTATATTCCCGATGGAGCAGATTCAATAGATACCTTCAGGATCTACTCGTATCCAAACAATGGGATAATGAACTTGACGTATGTGGATCCAGACACAAATGAAATCGCCTACTGTGATGCCTCGTGCCCATTGTCGGCTTTATCCCTGCTAAAAGAGGCTACTCAAGACAATTTGGATAACATAGCCGACTTGGATGTCGATGATGTAttcattggtgaagatgatggtACGTTTTCCATGTATTATGATTCCTCCACCCAAACCAAGACATTATCATACGGCAAAAACTTCCAGGAGTTTGcctttgaaaatgatgtCATGATTGACCAAATCGGGTTGACTGTAATCTCATGGCATGGTTCCAAAGGAGCAGTGGCTGGATTTGAATTGTACTCCAACTCCATTTTTGTTTACGGTAACGAAACCTTAAACGAACCTGATTGTGATGAAGATCCAGACAAAACTAATAAAATCGAAATTAACTCGGGTAGTTTCGACTCCATTGCATCTATTGACTCCTCCTTAGTAAATATGGATTACCAGGTCTCTACCGGGGGTGATGGAAAGGTCACCTTGTACCCAAACATTTCTTACTCTGGTGACTATTCCATCATCATGATCACTCCAGGATGTATCCTGGACGATTCTTGTGATTTAAGATCAATCGTTAACGTGACTGTCTACGACTCGGAGGACGAATTGCTTGCTCGGAAACTGATTTACCAAAACAATAACtacaagaagtttgacTACTTGTTCTACGGTCATTTGGAAGGGTCTACTTTGAGCGAAGGGCAAACcagaattgaagttgaattCGACCAAGCCATTGTTGAAGGGACCCAAGAACCTTGGATGGTAATAGATAAAATTCGAGCTGACATAGTTGAGTTGGACGATTACTACAACACAAATTCTACTAACCATACAAGAACCAAGAACGGCACTTACTCGGGtttggtggaattgaagaTCAATGGTTTATTTGAGTATTCCTTGGCTAACTTTTCATCCTTCAACGAAGATATGATCTACACTGTTGATGACGATATTTCCCCCGATaatctttttgttggaaattCGACCATCAACGTATTGAGTTCAGAATTGTCTAATGATACAGTTGTGAAACAGTTCAATGCTGACAATGGTACATTGTTGGTTTTAGGATCTTTCAGCTCAAACTCGTCGAATTTAACTCTCAGTAATgacaatttgatcaactttaAGATTAGCAAGTATAACACCACTTCCAATTTCACGGTTGCAGATATTCAAAAAAGGCTGAAATGGGGGAACTTTGATATCGTTGATACTGGCTATCATACTACCAACTACTTATTGTCTTCTGAAGATGTTTATGTTGACTTGGTGACAAGAGCTGATGTTAACAGCTCTActatttttggtggtaccttcaacaactcaaTAACCACAGTGTCATCTTACGGAAGTGCCAGAGTTTTTATTGGTAGATTCCAAATGACCAACCAAGATGACTCCGGCGTAGAAATCCTTGATTTGTCCAACGGTAATAAATCTGTCGATGAGGCGAATAATTTCGTCCTTTATGCAAATGAAGACTTCTACAGTTTTGGTAATGacttcattgatgaaactTTCGATACTTTCACTTTCATAACGCTTCCGTCAGCAGAATATTTcattttctcttcaagtgaGGACACAAGAACCTGGgacaattccaacaaagaATGGATCACCAATCCAAACAGGCAATTGAACATCACAGAAGTGATCACTTTATCTGATGGGCTGCAAATTGTGTCCGGTTCATCTTTCAATCCTATGGACAATTATTTCACCAACCAAGCCTATTTCACCAGTAACGATGATGTCAGTAATGGATCTTTTGACACCTTCAACATTGATCTTGATGGTGGAAACATCACAGTCTCTTACTATATCAATGATTCGGTGAGTGTGATTGGAGGAAACTTCCAAACCACAAGCAAAACACCAATTGTGGACGTTGGATTCTTGTCAACCAAGGATAATCACTCGTTTACCGGGGTACAAGGCAACATAGAATGGACTTCTAATGCAACCATTCAGACGGTATACGTTGATTCCAATGATGAATATCTTTTTATTGGTTATAATAATTCTGTCTCAGTCAATGGCCTTTCGTTATCGGGCGGTGTGATCATCTATGACATCAAAAGCAACAACTTCACTAGTTTCCAGCCTGCTGAGCTCTCTAATAGCGCCGGTGGTTTGGAAGTTAATGCCATTGTCTACTACGAGAATGGTAAAAAGTTATTGGTTGGTGGTAATTTTGATAGTGCTGGATCATTAGACTGTCAAGGATTATGTATCTACGACATAAAGAACACTAGATGGGAAAGTCCAAATAGTGATTTGGATGGGAACTACGTTTCCGATATCAAGTTTATCAAAAGCAATGAGGTTTTAATCACTGGAGCTTTGAGCTTGGAGAACAAAGACAGCAAATTTGCTGTTTATAACCTTGATAAAGATGAATTCGACTCCGCACCTTCCAGTCTCAATAATTTATCTTCGGATGATGTCCCCACCAAGCTCATCATGTCTGATGATAGTTATGATGACGATTTGAAGGGAAGATTCATTGTCGTTGGTAACGGGTTCATCAAAGGGTATAATGGCTCTGAATGGTCAGATATCGAGGGTATTGACTTCTCCAATGAAACAAGACTCGCGGACGTGAAATTATTGACCTTAAAGAAGTCTAACTCAGACAATGACCAGACCTACTTCAGTAAAAATCAAATTTTGGCTGTGGCAGGTAAATTCAAATTACAAGAATACGGTCTAGTCAATGTGGCATTCTACGATGGGAAGATTTGGACTCCTTTGGCATATACTACGTTAACAGGTACCCAATTAGGAAGTGTAAACTCTATCTTGGTCAAAGACCAATTTAG CGGAAAAGTCGTTGGTATATCATTGGCATGTGCATTGGGAAGTACCACCTTTTTGAGTTTATTGTACATTATTCCATACTTAGCATTGTTCAGAAAGAACAAAGAAAATGAAACAACCGAAAGAATCGGAGAAAAAGAGATGATGGATGCGGTGAATCCGGAAGAATTGTTCCATGAAATCGATTTACAAAGGCATCATTAA
- a CDS encoding uncharacterized protein (EggNog:ENOG503NZBS; COG:S) — protein sequence MNNFWKIVLAVLTLTSYKTIPFAYLFKFYYAYTRYVTSKRWKYLKIGGKNTFDITIEKKGPLAVFEPNVYSSYVSPLEYDMFLHKSNSTYFADMDFARMKLLCQNMQKGFFTYMFNEYNDFKKASVFNYPFVPVARVECTFKKELKLFEKFDVVSRVGAWDDKWLYVISKFVKTSDNRTVAIGVTRYVFKLGRITIPPKEFIKRSELLTSEAEAANEKYLEKFKHFASTDDFEQLCDSF from the coding sequence ATGAATAATTTCTGGAAGATTGTGTTGGCAGTCTTGACGTTGACAAGTTACAAGACAATACCCTTTGCGTATCTATTCAAGTTCTACTACGCCTATACACGCTACGTTACAAGCAAAAGGTGGAAGTATTTGAAAATCGGAGGAAAAAACACCTTTGATATCACTATCGAGAAGAAAGGACCATTGGCTGTGTTTGAGCCAAACGTGTACTCGAGTTATGTGTCACCTTTAGAGTATGATATGTTTCTCCACAAGTCGAACTCAACTTACTTTGCTGACATGGACTTTGCCCGGATGAAATTGCTTTGCCAAAATATGCAAAAAGGCTTCTTCACGTACATGTTCAACGAGTACAACGATTTCAAGAAGGCTTCAGTGTTCAATTATCCTTTTGTACCAGTGGCTAGAGTCGAGTGTactttcaagaaggaattgaagcTATTCGAGAAGTTTGACGTTGTTTCAAGAGTTGGTGCTTGGGATGATAAATGGTTGTATGttatttccaagtttgttAAAACGAGCGATAACAGAACCGTTGCCATTGGTGTTACGAGATATGTCTTTAAGCTCGGAAGAATCACCATCCCTCCTAAAGAATTCATCAAGAGAAGCGAATTGTTGACGAGTGAAGCCGAAGCTGCCAACGAGaaatacttggaaaagttcaagcATTTTGCTTCAACCGATGACTTCGAACAACTCTGTGACTCCTTTTAG
- the RET2 gene encoding coatomer subunit delta (COG:U; EggNog:ENOG503NUZ9; BUSCO:EOG09264V3H) — protein sequence MVVLAASICTRGGKALLSRQFRDINKDKITSLLSSFPSLISNSSSQHTAVEDDNIRYVYQPLEELYVVLLTNKHSNILQDIDTLHLFVSTISNLLRTIDEREIFDNAFEILSSFDEIINNGYKENLTLSQVQSFLEMDSHEEKIQEIIERNKEMEANEERKRRAKEIQRKELAKKNLENQFNRPYGFDEAAALNNHNQPSYQPPAIVDNSIESPSSGGYLNKPLTSRSGGLQLGKKPAGRSEASQPLLFNPATNTAVLPNSRSVSMTPTPVVNSAPKVPNNGILVTINEKFNAQLQRDGSILSTEVKGDLQLRINNEDLSYCKILLKTTEKSSEIQYKTHPNVDRNLFQQQHVIGLKDKTKPFPSNDQSLGVLRWRCAGKSDESKFLPILITIWCNPNGDSTDVTIEYELTSEFLENNTTNSSIDDIKIILPVQGDIHLKEENSQISYNIEDIGTVFNIGSISTDDPQGSFEFTVDTPDEDALFPMDLQFTVEFEEITDSDNSFGKVQVLDIVASQNEDEESLPFDLRENLATESYQIV from the coding sequence ATGGTCGTCTTAGCCGCATCAATATGTACAAGAGGCGGAAAAGCCCTTTTATCCAGACAATTCAGGGATATAAACAAGGATAAGATCACCAGCTTGTTATCGAGCTTCCCCAGTTTgatttccaattcttcttctcaacaCACTGCCGTTGAGGATGATAATATCAGATATGTTTATCAACCATTAGAAGAACTTTACGTGGttttgttgaccaacaagCATTCGAATATCTTGCAGGATATCGACACGTTGCACTTGTTTGTCTCAACCATCAGCAACTTATTGAGAACCATAGATGAAAGAGAAATCTTTGATAATGCTTTTGAGATTTTAAGTTCGTTCGACGAGATTATCAATAATGGTTACAAGGAGAATTTGACGTTATCTCAGGTACAATCATTCTTGGAAATGGATTCCCACGAAGAAAAGattcaagaaatcattgaaagaaacaaagaaatggaagccaatgaagaaagaaaaagaagagcaaaggaaatccaaagaaaggaattggccaagaagaacttggaaaaccaGTTTAACAGACCTTACGGGTTTGATGAAGCTGCTGCTCTAAATAACCACAACCAACCAAGCTACCAGCCTCCTGCTATAGTTGACAACTCGATCGAGTCTCCTTCACTGGGTGGTTATTTGAACAAACCTTTGACTTCTAGATCCGGAGGTTTACAATTGGGTAAGAAACCTGCTGGTAGATCAGAAGCCTCTCAACCTTTGTTGTTCAACCCAGCTACTAACACAGCTGTTTTACCAAACTCCAGATCAGTTTCAATGACTCCAACCCCCGTGGTTAACAGTGCACCAAAAGTCCCAAACAATGGTATATTAGTTACCATCAATGAGAAGTTTAATGCTCAATTACAGAGAGATGGTTCGATTTTGTCGACTGAAGTCAAGGGTGACTTGCAATTGAGAATCAACAATGAGGATTTGAGTTATTGtaagattttgttgaaaaccACCGAGAAATCCAGTGAAATACAATACAAGACTCATCCAAACGTTGATCGTAATTTGTTCCAGCAACAGCATGTAATTGGATTGAAGGATAAGACTAAGCCATTCCCTTCAAATGACCAGAGTTTGGGTGTTTTGAGATGGAGATGTGCTGGAAAGAGCGATGAATCCAAATTCTTGCCAATATTAATTACTATTTGGTGTAACCCCAATGGTGACAGTACTGATGTGACCATTGAATATGAATTGACTTCTGAATTCTTGGAAAATAATACAACCAACAGCTCAatcgatgatatcaagatAATCTTGCCAGTTCAAGGAGATATTCACTTAAAGGAAGAAAACAGTCAAATTAGTTACAATATTGAGGACATTGGAACCGTGTTTAATATTGGTTCCATATCCACCGATGACCCACAAGGTTCTTTTGAATTCACCGTGGATACCCCCGATGAAGATGCGTTATTCCCAATGGACTTGCAATTCACAGTTGAATTCGAAGAGATTACTGATAGTGATAACAGTTTCGGTAAAGTCCAAGTGTTGGACATTGTTGCCAGCCagaatgaagatgaggaatCGTTACCATTTGACTTGCGTGAAAACTTAGCCACTGAGTCCTACCAAATCGTTTAG
- the PDE1 gene encoding 3',5'-cyclic-nucleotide phosphodiesterase pde1 (COG:E; BUSCO:EOG092620FM; EggNog:ENOG503NZCR), whose amino-acid sequence MAFELTFLGSSGGPIEGSNCCILIKPSHISYQDIVERNLQNEVLCVDAGAGLAKLSEVIFNETHDLPSCNLLNLYNDSLSVDEYFKTSTSKPFAVFKGKSPFSAAVDVFKNIKSYLISHPHLDHIYALVLNSPNFTEANPKEVYGSCDTVHALNSHIFNGIIWPNMQEFEIVNLNTVGFESPFDVSSYSVKMFKLSHGKLQRGHRNSSISINENFKGIYQESKSVTYVSSAFLISYKTINSRVLVFGDFESDHISNQNFNEVIWKEIVPMVLDKSLSAIVLECSNCNCVETSLYGHLNPIHLMRELYKLNGFCVNASGTENPLKDMHVIINHVKETDGVSIIV is encoded by the exons ATGGCCTTTGAACTCACTTTTTTGGGAAGCTCTGGTGGGCCCATAGAAGGCTCCAACTGCTGCATCCTCATAAAACCACTGCATATATCATACCAGGATATCGTGGAGAGAAACCTCCAAAATGAAGTTTTGTGTGTGGACGCCGGAGCTGGCCTCGCAAAATTAAGCGAAGTTATTTTCAATGAGACCCACGACCTACCATCCTGTAACTTATTGAATCTTTACAACGACTCACTCAGCGTCGACGAATACTTCAAGACAAGCACCTCCAAGCCGTTTGCGGTGTTCAAGGGCAAGTCTCCCTTCCTGGCGGCTGTGGATGtgttcaagaatatcaagaGTTACTTAATTTCCCATCCGCATCTCGACCATATCTATGCGTTGGTATTGAACTCACCGAACTTCACCGAGGCGAACCCGAAAGAGGTGTACGGAAGCTGTGATACCGTTCACGCCTTGAACTCTCATATCTTCAACGGGATAATTTGGCCCAACATgcaagaatttgaaattgTCAACTTAAACACAGTTGGCTTCGAGTCACCCTTTGACGTCAGCAGCTATTCAGTTAAGATGTTCAAATTAAGTCATGGAAAGTTGCAAAGGGGCCACCGAAATTCCTCCATTTCCATAAACGAAAATTTTAAGGGAATCTATCAAGAATCTAAATCGGTTACCTATGTGTCGTCTGCTTTCCTCATAAGCTATAAGACCATCAATTCGAGGGTTTTGGTATTTGGAGATTTCGAGAGCGACCATATCTCCAACCAGAATTTCAATGAAGTCATCTGGAAGGAAATTGTCCCTATGGTGCTAGATAAATCCCTCAGTGCCATAGTCCTTGAGTGTTCCAATTGTAATTGTGTGGAAACTCTGTTGTATGGGCATTTAAACCCTATACATCTCATGAGGGAATTGTACAAGTTGAATGGTTTTTGTGTGAATGCTTCCGGCACAGAAAATCCGTTGAAAGATATGCACGTCATAATCAATCATGTTAAAGAGACTGACG GTGTGTCGATCATTGTATAG